From one Triticum urartu cultivar G1812 chromosome 3, Tu2.1, whole genome shotgun sequence genomic stretch:
- the LOC125546415 gene encoding photosystem I P700 chlorophyll a apoprotein A2-like, translating to MISKVMMILLEERLYQNIFASHFGQLAIIFLWTSGNLFHVAWQGNFESWIQDPLHVRPIAHAIWDPHFGQPAVEAFTRGGAAGPVNIAYSGVYQWWYTIGLRTNEDLYTGALFLLFLSTLSLIAGWLHLQPKWKPSLSWFKNAESRLNHHLSGLFGVSSLAWTGHLVHVAIPASRGEYVRWNNFLDVLPYPQGLGPLLTGQWNLYAQNPDSSNHLFGTAQGAGTAILTLLGGFHPQTQSLWLTDMAHHHLAIAFIFLIAGHMYQTNFGIGHSIKDLLEAHTPPGGRLGRGHKGLYDTINNSIHFQLGLALASLGVITSLVAQHMYSLPPYAFIAQDFTTQAALYTHHQYIAGFIMTGAFAHGAIFFIRDYNPEQNEDNVLARMLDHKEAIISHLSWASLFLGFHTLGLYVHNNVMLAFGTPEKQILIEPIFAQ from the coding sequence ATGATTTCGAAAGTCATGATGATATTACTTGAAGAACGTCTTTATCAGAACATTTTTGCTTCTCACTTTGGGCAATTAGCAATAATCTTTCTATGGACGTCCGGAAATCTGTTTCATGTAGCTTGGCAAGGAAATTTTGAATCATGGATACAGGATCCTTTACACGTAAGACCTATTGCTCATGCGATTTGGGATCCTCATTTTGGTCAACCCGCTGTGGAAGCCTTTACTCGAGGAGGTGCTGCTGGTCCAGTGAATATTGCTTATTCTGGAGTTTATCAGTGGTGGTATACAATAGGATTACGCACCAATGAGGATCTTTATACTGGAGCTCTTTTTCTATTATTTCTTTCTACGCTGTCCTTAATAGCGGGTTGGTTACATCTACAACCCAAATGGAAACCAAGCCTTTCGTGGTTCAAAAACGCGGAATCTCGTCTCAATCATCATTTGTCAGGACTTTTCGGGGTAAGTTCTTTGGCTTGGACAGGACATTTAGTTCATGTTGCTATTCCCGCATCCAGGGGGGAGTACGTTCGATGGAATAATTTCTTAGATGTATTACCCTATCCCCAGGGGTTGGGACCCCTTTTGACGGGTCAATGGAATCTTTATGCCCAAAACCCTGATTCGAGTAATCATTTATTTGGTACCGCTCAAGGAGCGGGAACTGCCATTCTAACTCTTCTTGGGGGATTCCATCCACAAACACAAAGTTTGTGGCTGACCGATATGGCTCACCATCATTTAGCTATTGCATTTATTTTTCTCATTGCCGGTCACATGTATCAAACTAACTTCGGAATTGGGCACAGTATTAAAGATCTTTTAGAAGCGCATACTCCTCCGGGGGGTCGATTAGGGCGTGGGCATAAGGGCCTTTATGACACAATCAACAATTCGATTCATTTTCAGTTAGGTCTTGCTCTAGCTTCTTTAGGGGTTATTACTTCCTTAGTAGCTCAACATATGTACTCTTTACCTCCTTATGCATTCATAGCACAAGACTTTACTACTCAAGCTGCTTTATATACTCATCACCAATATATTGCAGGGTTCATCATGACAGGGGCTTTTGCTCATGGAGCTATTTTTTTCATTAGGGATTACAATCCGGAACAGAATGAGGATAATGTATTGGCAAGAATGTTAGACCATAAAGAAGCTATCATATCTCATTTAAGTTGGGCTAGCCTCTTTCTAGGATTCCATACCTTGGGCCTTTATGTTCATAACAACGTCATGCTTGCTTTTGGTACTCCAGAAAAGCAAATCTTGATCGAACCTATATTTGCCCAATGA